From the Longimicrobium sp. genome, one window contains:
- a CDS encoding cytochrome P450, which translates to MLDDPRPFFARARREEPVFWSESLGLWVVTRYDDVCAVARDAARFSSVDSITPRPSTDPPPPELLAELVKGFPMLPSLVTSDPPAHTQARALVTRALSLRRLAAFEPVLREIAEGLVETFAAHGRVELVEAFAIALPGNFIIDLLGLPKEDLAQVNHWQTDSTEIFAMQKPLAQLVEHARGFVAFQHYLAAAIEERRARPRDDALTDIVAGADALDRPFEMPELINMLLQVIFAGYETAAGLIAAGAYQLALDPELFSAARNDPAVIPPLVEEVLRTASPIHAMYRTANEDVQLGGVRIRKGDRLQIAYISANHDERRFEDPHRFDIHRTTPHLAFGHGIHYCIGAPLARLEGRIALEVLTQRLPNLRLVPDQKLSWFPSATARRLESLELAWDLGPANRRA; encoded by the coding sequence ATGCTCGACGATCCTCGGCCGTTCTTCGCGCGCGCCCGCCGTGAGGAGCCCGTCTTCTGGAGCGAGTCGCTCGGCCTCTGGGTGGTGACCCGCTACGACGACGTCTGCGCCGTCGCGCGGGACGCAGCGCGGTTCTCGTCCGTCGATTCGATCACGCCCAGGCCCAGCACCGATCCTCCCCCGCCGGAGCTGCTCGCCGAGCTGGTCAAGGGCTTTCCGATGCTCCCGAGCCTGGTGACCAGCGATCCGCCCGCGCACACCCAGGCGCGGGCCCTCGTCACCCGCGCCCTCTCGCTCCGCCGGCTGGCCGCGTTCGAGCCGGTCCTCCGCGAGATCGCGGAAGGGCTGGTGGAGACGTTCGCCGCGCACGGCCGGGTGGAGCTGGTGGAGGCGTTCGCCATCGCCCTGCCGGGGAACTTCATCATCGACCTGCTCGGCCTGCCGAAGGAGGACCTCGCGCAGGTCAACCACTGGCAGACCGACAGCACCGAGATCTTCGCCATGCAGAAGCCGCTCGCGCAGCTCGTCGAGCACGCGCGCGGCTTCGTCGCGTTCCAGCACTACCTCGCTGCGGCCATCGAGGAGCGGCGCGCGAGGCCCCGCGACGACGCCCTCACCGACATCGTCGCCGGCGCGGACGCGCTCGACCGGCCGTTCGAGATGCCCGAGCTCATCAACATGCTCCTCCAGGTGATCTTCGCCGGCTACGAGACGGCGGCCGGCCTCATCGCCGCCGGCGCCTACCAGCTCGCGCTCGATCCGGAGCTCTTTTCCGCGGCGCGGAACGACCCGGCGGTCATCCCGCCGCTCGTCGAAGAGGTGCTCCGCACGGCCTCGCCGATCCACGCCATGTACCGCACCGCGAACGAGGACGTGCAGCTCGGCGGCGTGCGGATCCGGAAGGGCGACCGCCTGCAGATCGCGTACATCTCGGCCAACCACGACGAGCGCCGCTTCGAGGACCCGCACCGCTTCGACATCCACCGCACCACGCCGCACCTCGCGTTCGGGCACGGGATCCACTACTGCATCGGCGCCCCGCTCGCGCGGCTGGAGGGCCGCATCGCGCTGGAGGTGCTGACGCAGCGCCTGCCGAACCTGCGCCTGGTGCCGGACCAGAAGCTCTCCTGGTTCCCCAGCGCCACCGCCCGGCGCCTCGAATCTCTCGAGCTCGCGTGGGACCTCGGACCCGCAAATCGGCGCGCCTGA
- a CDS encoding VOC family protein encodes MPKELPGAVPEIPVSDMEAALAYYKDCLGFSVDWGGKDGGIAGVSRGQCRIFLTDHPFRAQHGNSSPVVTWLNLDSKAAVDAQHEEWKVSGATIMSPPESKPWMLHEFTAVDLDGNVFRVFYDFSRDSDA; translated from the coding sequence ATGCCGAAGGAGCTCCCCGGAGCGGTGCCCGAGATTCCCGTGAGCGACATGGAAGCCGCTCTCGCGTACTACAAGGACTGCCTGGGCTTCAGCGTCGACTGGGGCGGCAAGGATGGCGGCATAGCGGGTGTCTCCCGGGGGCAATGCCGGATCTTCCTCACTGACCATCCTTTCCGAGCGCAGCATGGAAATTCGTCCCCTGTCGTCACGTGGCTGAACCTCGACAGCAAAGCCGCGGTCGACGCACAGCACGAAGAGTGGAAGGTGAGCGGCGCCACGATCATGTCCCCACCAGAGTCGAAGCCGTGGATGCTCCACGAGTTCACCGCCGTCGACCTGGATGGCAACGTGTTCCGGGTCTTCTACGACTTCTCGAGAGACAGCGACGCCTGA
- a CDS encoding serine hydrolase translates to MGTLVGAAPGEVGMEAGLPARLDSLANAAIADHAASGIAIAVGRWGRLLHLRGYGAIDWAPGSPPVTDSTLFDMASVTKVVATTTAAAILEQEGRLDLDQRVSWYLPGLADTAKQHITVRQILTHRGGFEAFAPLHRQFRGREQYLEQISARPLRYAPGTQTIYSDWDLVLAGLVVERITGEPLDRFAAERIFQPLGMRDSRFRPDPSLRPRIAMTEVDSARGHIWGEVHDPNAWAMGGVAGHAGLFSSARDMAVFAQMLLNGGEYGGARILRPATVARWTSPEFPRSSRALGWDTPSNNSSAGRYFGPRSFGHTGYTGTSIWIDPERGLFVVILTNRVNPTSDNQKHTALRRAVADAVQSAILDAPLIDWEARGR, encoded by the coding sequence GTGGGCACGCTCGTGGGCGCGGCGCCTGGGGAGGTGGGGATGGAGGCGGGGCTGCCAGCGCGGCTGGATTCGCTGGCGAACGCGGCGATCGCCGACCACGCGGCCAGCGGGATCGCCATCGCCGTGGGGCGATGGGGGCGGTTGCTGCACCTGCGCGGCTACGGCGCCATCGACTGGGCGCCCGGCTCGCCGCCGGTGACGGACAGCACGCTCTTCGACATGGCGTCCGTCACCAAGGTCGTCGCCACCACGACGGCGGCGGCGATCCTGGAGCAGGAGGGGCGGCTGGACCTGGACCAGCGCGTGAGCTGGTATCTCCCCGGGCTGGCGGACACGGCCAAGCAGCACATCACCGTGCGCCAGATCCTGACGCACCGTGGCGGCTTCGAGGCGTTCGCGCCGCTGCACCGCCAGTTCCGCGGGCGCGAGCAGTACCTCGAGCAGATCTCCGCGCGGCCGCTCCGGTACGCGCCCGGCACGCAGACCATCTACAGCGACTGGGACCTGGTGCTGGCGGGGCTGGTGGTCGAGCGCATCACCGGCGAGCCGCTGGACCGCTTCGCCGCCGAGCGCATCTTCCAGCCGCTGGGGATGCGCGACTCGCGCTTCCGCCCCGACCCGTCGCTGCGGCCGCGCATCGCGATGACGGAGGTGGACTCGGCGCGCGGGCACATCTGGGGCGAGGTGCACGACCCCAACGCGTGGGCGATGGGCGGCGTGGCGGGGCACGCGGGGCTGTTCAGCAGCGCGCGCGACATGGCCGTGTTCGCGCAGATGCTGCTGAACGGCGGCGAGTACGGCGGCGCGCGCATCCTCCGCCCCGCCACGGTGGCGCGGTGGACGTCGCCCGAGTTCCCGCGCAGCAGCCGCGCGCTGGGGTGGGACACGCCGTCGAACAACTCGTCGGCCGGGCGCTACTTCGGCCCGCGCAGCTTCGGGCACACCGGCTACACGGGCACGTCCATCTGGATCGATCCCGAGCGCGGGCTGTTCGTGGTCATCCTCACCAACCGCGTGAACCCCACGAGCGACAACCAGAAGCACACCGCGCTCCGCCGCGCCGTCGCCGACGCCGTGCAGAGCGCGATCCTCGACGCGCCGCTGATCGACTGGGAGGCGCGGGGGCGGTAA
- a CDS encoding sugar O-acetyltransferase: MTEKEKMLAGEPYRATDPELVAERGRALRLVTRFNAVAGEDAAAGAAVLRELFGGLGEGCMVMPSFRCDYGYNVRMGRNTFVNYDCVFLDCNLVTLGADVQIGPAVQIYTAGHPVEPELRRAGVEWARPVTVGDNVWIGGGSILLPGVTIGANTVVGAGSVVTRDLPPNVVAAGNPCRVLRNV; the protein is encoded by the coding sequence ATGACGGAGAAGGAGAAGATGCTCGCGGGCGAGCCGTACCGCGCGACGGACCCCGAGCTCGTCGCCGAGCGGGGGCGGGCGCTGCGGCTGGTGACGCGCTTCAACGCCGTCGCGGGCGAGGATGCCGCGGCGGGCGCGGCGGTGCTGCGCGAGCTGTTCGGCGGGCTGGGCGAGGGGTGCATGGTGATGCCGTCGTTCCGCTGCGACTACGGCTACAACGTGCGGATGGGGCGGAACACCTTCGTCAACTACGACTGCGTGTTCCTGGACTGCAACCTCGTCACCCTCGGCGCGGACGTGCAGATCGGGCCGGCGGTGCAGATCTACACGGCCGGCCATCCCGTCGAGCCGGAGCTGCGCCGCGCGGGCGTGGAGTGGGCGCGGCCCGTCACCGTCGGTGACAACGTGTGGATCGGCGGCGGTTCGATCCTGCTTCCCGGTGTCACCATCGGCGCGAACACGGTGGTCGGCGCGGGCAGCGTGGTGACGCGCGACCTGCCGCCGAACGTCGTCGCCGCGGGGAACCCGTGCCGCGTGCTGCGGAATGTGTGA